In Desulfobacterales bacterium, a single genomic region encodes these proteins:
- the secA gene encoding preprotein translocase subunit SecA, translating into MMFNFLTKVFGSKNERELKKLAPIVEIINTLESKMQALSDSELGSQTQLLKARYAAGENLDELLPEAFAAVREASVRTLKMRHFDVQLIGGLVLHQGKIAEMKTGEGKTLAATLPAYLNALTGKGVHIITVNDYLAKRDTEWMGHIYKFLGLSVGTIVHGLDDPARKAAYGADITYGTNNEFGFDYLRDNMKFYSDSLVQPELHYAIVDEVDSILIDEARTPLIISGPAEKSTTLYYQVNGIIPRLVRDTDFTIDEKARTAVLTEQGVAKAEKVLSVNNLYDPKYIELLHHINQALKAHALFKRDVDYIVKNGEVIIVDEFTGRLMPGRRYSEGLHQALEAKESVKIENENQTLATITFQNYFRMYQKLAGMTGTADTEAAEFKKIYNLDVAVIPTNKPMVRDDYADVIYKTKKEKYDAVMDEIAALHQKGQPALVGTISIDVSEQLSKALAKRGIPHTVLNAKNHEKEAEIIAMAGQKGSVTISTNMAGRGTDIVLGKGVTELGGLHILGTERHESRRIDNQLRGRAGRQGDPGSSRFYMALEDDLLRIFGGERISAIMEKLGMEEGQPIEHNMISRAIENAQSKVESHNFEIRKQLLEYDDVMNQQREVIYRQRREALQGQDIKESIEEMIWEKADDIAAAVVNDTIPPDEWDLKPMTDAVFKQFNFRMAIKDDTLNSLNHESLAQLIFDSVMALYNQKEAAIGEKDFRQLERIVMLQTVDTLWKDHLLSMDHLKEGIGLRGYAQQNPLIVYKKEGFEMFQEMISRVKEETLAVLFRIQISEPEVIEDFSKPKEQNFVLSHGEEAPKKQPQKRSDKKIGRNAPCPCGSGKKHKKCCGR; encoded by the coding sequence ATGATGTTTAATTTCTTAACTAAAGTTTTTGGAAGTAAGAACGAGCGCGAACTCAAAAAGCTAGCGCCGATTGTTGAAATAATAAACACGCTGGAATCAAAAATGCAGGCGCTCAGCGATTCGGAACTAGGGTCCCAAACCCAATTGTTGAAGGCGCGCTATGCAGCGGGGGAGAACCTTGACGAACTGCTGCCGGAAGCCTTTGCAGCGGTCCGTGAGGCTTCGGTTCGTACCCTGAAAATGCGGCATTTTGACGTTCAACTCATCGGTGGACTGGTTTTGCATCAGGGAAAAATTGCTGAAATGAAAACCGGTGAGGGAAAAACCCTGGCGGCGACACTTCCCGCTTATCTGAATGCGCTGACCGGCAAGGGTGTCCATATTATTACCGTAAATGACTATCTGGCAAAACGAGATACCGAATGGATGGGGCATATTTATAAGTTTCTGGGGCTTTCCGTCGGTACGATCGTGCATGGACTTGACGACCCGGCCCGCAAAGCGGCCTATGGTGCCGACATTACATACGGCACCAACAACGAGTTCGGTTTTGATTATCTCCGGGACAACATGAAGTTTTACAGTGACTCCCTCGTTCAACCTGAACTCCACTATGCCATTGTGGACGAAGTGGACAGTATTTTGATCGATGAAGCCCGGACGCCATTGATCATTTCCGGACCGGCTGAAAAGTCTACCACGCTTTATTATCAGGTTAACGGTATTATACCGCGCCTGGTTCGGGACACGGATTTCACCATTGATGAAAAAGCGCGAACCGCTGTCTTGACCGAACAAGGGGTGGCCAAGGCCGAAAAGGTCCTATCCGTTAACAACCTGTATGACCCCAAGTATATCGAACTGCTGCACCATATTAATCAGGCCCTAAAAGCCCATGCACTTTTTAAGCGGGACGTTGATTATATCGTTAAAAATGGCGAGGTGATCATCGTCGACGAGTTCACCGGCCGCCTGATGCCGGGGCGCCGCTACAGCGAAGGGCTGCATCAGGCCCTTGAAGCAAAAGAAAGTGTTAAAATTGAAAATGAAAACCAGACCCTGGCGACCATTACCTTCCAAAATTACTTTAGAATGTATCAAAAGCTCGCAGGCATGACCGGGACAGCGGATACGGAAGCAGCCGAATTCAAGAAAATATATAATTTGGACGTAGCGGTTATTCCCACCAATAAGCCGATGGTTCGAGACGATTATGCGGATGTGATCTACAAGACCAAAAAGGAAAAATATGACGCAGTTATGGACGAGATAGCGGCGTTGCACCAAAAAGGACAACCCGCACTGGTGGGAACAATTTCAATCGACGTTTCCGAACAGCTGAGCAAAGCACTTGCCAAAAGAGGAATCCCGCATACTGTCCTGAATGCCAAAAACCATGAAAAGGAAGCCGAGATTATTGCCATGGCAGGCCAAAAGGGGTCGGTTACGATTTCAACGAACATGGCCGGCCGTGGAACCGATATTGTGTTGGGTAAGGGGGTGACGGAATTGGGCGGATTGCATATTCTCGGCACCGAGAGACACGAAAGCCGGCGGATCGACAATCAGCTCAGAGGCCGCGCCGGCAGGCAGGGGGATCCGGGTTCGTCCCGCTTTTACATGGCCCTGGAGGACGATTTGCTTCGCATTTTCGGCGGGGAGCGCATATCCGCAATCATGGAAAAACTGGGAATGGAGGAAGGACAGCCGATTGAACACAACATGATCAGCCGGGCGATTGAGAATGCACAGTCAAAGGTTGAAAGTCATAATTTTGAAATCCGCAAACAGCTCCTTGAGTATGACGATGTCATGAACCAGCAGCGGGAAGTCATCTACCGGCAACGTCGTGAAGCCTTACAGGGACAGGACATTAAAGAGTCCATCGAAGAAATGATTTGGGAAAAAGCGGATGATATCGCCGCTGCGGTCGTTAATGATACCATCCCGCCGGATGAATGGGACCTCAAACCCATGACCGATGCCGTGTTCAAACAATTTAATTTTCGCATGGCCATTAAAGATGACACCCTGAATTCGCTCAATCACGAGAGCCTGGCGCAGTTGATCTTTGATTCGGTTATGGCGTTATACAATCAGAAGGAAGCCGCCATTGGTGAAAAAGACTTTCGCCAGCTGGAACGGATTGTGATGCTGCAAACGGTCGACACCCTCTGGAAAGATCATCTCCTGAGCATGGACCATCTTAAAGAAGGGATCGGTTTGCGCGGCTATGCCCAGCAAAACCCGCTGATTGTATATAAAAAAGAAGGTTTTGAAATGTTTCAGGAAATGATATCTCGGGTCAAGGAGGAAACCCTGGCCGTCCTTTTCCGGATTCAGATATCTGAACCTGAGGTGATTGAAGATTTCAGCAAACCGAAGGAGCAAAATTTTGTCCTTTCCCACGGCGAAGAGGCTCCCAAGAAACAACCCCAGAAACGATCCGATAAAAAGATCGGCAGAAATGCACCATGCCCTTGCGGGAGCGGGAAAAAACATAAAAAATGCTGCGGTCGATAA
- the clpS gene encoding ATP-dependent Clp protease adapter ClpS: protein MGRYNPGLDEEAESITQDVVTDPPMFRVLLLNDDFTTMDFVVQVLMRVFNKTFEEAARIMLNVHRKGVGLCGVYTYEVAETKVDTVHSLAREHQYPLKCTMEKDD, encoded by the coding sequence ATGGGTCGTTATAATCCAGGTTTAGATGAAGAAGCCGAATCCATAACCCAAGATGTGGTGACAGACCCTCCCATGTTCCGGGTGCTGCTTCTAAATGACGACTTCACCACAATGGATTTTGTTGTTCAGGTTTTAATGCGGGTGTTTAACAAAACATTTGAAGAAGCAGCGCGGATTATGTTGAATGTGCACCGCAAAGGTGTCGGGCTATGCGGTGTATATACCTATGAGGTTGCGGAAACAAAAGTGGATACCGTTCATTCCCTGGCACGGGAACATCAGTATCCCTTAAAGTGTACCATGGAGAAGGATGATTAG
- the clpA gene encoding ATP-dependent Clp protease ATP-binding subunit ClpA — MISKELSATLGFAVREAKKRRHEYVCIEHVLFAILYDNNGREIIAGCGGSVENLKQALEDFFVDRLESIPEGDEYVLQQTVGFQRVIQRAVNQARSAEKQEVAVGDVLASIFLEKDSNAVYFLTLEGITRFDVLNLISHELPKAPQIPGGFAKTDKGEKQKKSDPLEMFTVDLVARAESGKLDPLIGRELEMERTIQVLCRRRKNNPVFVGDPGVGKTAMAEGLAIKVSKGNIPELLKNVRIYLLDLGSLLAGTKFRGDFEQRLKGVLASLKKKKDAILFIDEIHTVVGAGATSSGSMDASNILKPALTTGDLRCIGSTTYEEYKNHFEKDRALSRRFEKIEIAEPPVSDSIKILKGLRSCYEDHHNIVYSDQALKAAVELSAKYINDRYLPDKAIDVIDEAGAFVRLSGSPRRTTIHPSDIEKIVAKIARIPTRNISISDKAKLETLEGRLMEVVFGQDSAIKSLVTSIKRSRAGLGTPDKPIGSFLFTGPTGVGKTEVARQVAFLLGVQFLRFDMSEYMEKHTVARLIGAPPGYIGFEQGGLLTDGIRKHPHSVLLLDEIEKAHPDMYNILLQVLDHATLTDNTGKKADFRNVMVMMTSNVGSREMSSQAIGFGDARYDTDSKGKKAIEKFFNPEFRNRLDAIIGFNPLTVEIMERVVDKFLAELNDQLAAKKVVLDISAKTRTWLAQKGYDPRYGARPLVRLLQTEIKDILSEQILFGGLEKGGNVFVDIENDKLSFHY, encoded by the coding sequence ATGATCAGTAAAGAACTTAGTGCAACTCTTGGTTTTGCGGTGAGAGAGGCTAAAAAAAGACGCCATGAATATGTCTGCATCGAACACGTTCTTTTTGCCATTCTGTATGACAACAACGGCAGAGAAATTATAGCGGGTTGCGGCGGCAGTGTCGAAAACCTGAAACAGGCGCTTGAAGATTTTTTCGTTGATCGACTGGAAAGTATCCCGGAAGGGGATGAGTATGTCTTGCAGCAGACCGTCGGATTCCAGAGGGTCATTCAGCGGGCCGTAAACCAGGCGCGGTCAGCCGAGAAACAGGAAGTGGCTGTGGGGGATGTGCTGGCATCCATCTTTCTGGAAAAAGATTCTAATGCCGTTTATTTTCTGACCCTGGAAGGGATTACACGGTTCGATGTCTTAAACTTGATTTCCCATGAACTTCCAAAGGCGCCACAGATCCCCGGCGGATTTGCGAAAACCGATAAGGGCGAAAAACAGAAAAAATCCGACCCCCTTGAAATGTTTACCGTGGACCTGGTGGCGCGTGCCGAAAGCGGCAAACTGGACCCCCTCATCGGCCGTGAACTTGAAATGGAAAGGACCATCCAGGTACTTTGCCGTCGCCGCAAAAACAATCCCGTCTTTGTCGGCGATCCCGGTGTCGGTAAAACCGCAATGGCGGAAGGACTTGCCATCAAAGTGTCCAAAGGCAACATTCCGGAATTGCTGAAGAATGTACGTATTTATTTGCTGGATCTCGGATCGCTGCTGGCCGGAACGAAATTTCGCGGTGATTTTGAGCAGCGCTTGAAAGGCGTTCTGGCATCGCTAAAGAAGAAGAAGGATGCAATTTTATTTATTGATGAAATTCACACGGTTGTCGGTGCAGGCGCCACCAGCAGCGGCTCGATGGATGCGTCCAACATTTTAAAGCCGGCCCTGACCACCGGAGACCTGCGGTGTATCGGATCAACAACTTATGAAGAGTATAAAAATCATTTTGAAAAAGACCGGGCGTTGTCCCGCCGCTTTGAAAAGATTGAGATTGCGGAACCGCCGGTGTCGGACAGCATTAAAATACTGAAAGGGTTAAGGTCCTGCTATGAAGATCACCACAACATCGTCTATTCAGATCAGGCCCTTAAAGCGGCTGTTGAGCTCTCAGCCAAATATATCAATGACCGCTATCTTCCGGACAAGGCAATCGACGTGATCGATGAAGCCGGGGCGTTTGTCCGACTTTCCGGATCTCCCCGCAGGACAACAATTCATCCGTCCGATATCGAGAAGATCGTTGCCAAAATAGCCCGGATTCCCACCCGAAACATTTCCATTTCGGATAAGGCCAAACTCGAAACGCTGGAAGGGCGGTTGATGGAAGTGGTTTTTGGCCAGGATAGCGCCATTAAATCTTTGGTCACTTCCATTAAGCGTTCCAGGGCCGGGCTGGGCACCCCTGACAAACCGATCGGTTCTTTCTTGTTTACGGGCCCCACCGGTGTGGGTAAAACGGAAGTCGCCAGGCAGGTAGCCTTTCTTTTAGGGGTCCAATTTCTGCGCTTTGACATGAGTGAGTACATGGAAAAGCATACGGTGGCACGTCTGATCGGCGCACCGCCCGGATACATCGGATTTGAACAGGGCGGACTTCTGACCGACGGCATCCGCAAACATCCCCACAGCGTCCTGCTGCTGGATGAAATCGAAAAAGCCCATCCGGACATGTATAATATCCTCCTTCAGGTTCTGGACCATGCCACTTTGACGGACAATACCGGCAAAAAAGCGGACTTTCGCAATGTGATGGTCATGATGACTTCCAACGTGGGATCACGAGAGATGAGCAGCCAGGCCATCGGCTTCGGAGATGCGAGATACGACACGGATTCAAAAGGCAAAAAGGCCATCGAGAAGTTTTTCAACCCCGAATTCAGGAACCGCCTGGACGCCATCATCGGTTTCAACCCCTTAACAGTTGAAATCATGGAGCGGGTTGTTGATAAGTTCCTTGCCGAACTGAATGATCAGCTTGCCGCTAAAAAGGTGGTTCTCGACATTTCTGCAAAAACACGAACGTGGCTGGCGCAAAAGGGATATGACCCGCGCTATGGCGCCCGACCGCTTGTGAGATTGCTGCAAACTGAAATTAAAGACATTCTTTCTGAACAGATCCTGTTCGGGGGACTTGAAAAAGGGGGCAATGTTTTTGTAGACATCGAAAACGACAAGCTCTCATTTCACTATTGA
- a CDS encoding M23 family metallopeptidase, which translates to MDKKISFFILSTTGSPIKRLTMSKGALKVLSLVLMFALVASGYVVYDYYTLKKLLPSTSRLKSKIDIQEDEIVNQRQQIQNFANEINILKTKLIDLNRFEKKIRIIANIEKTSGQDGLFGVGGSIPEDLNPNIELESKHNRLLRDMHEQVEQLNVASVSQKDGFESLLKFLDDQRNLLASTPAISPVNGWVTSRFGYRSSPFTGRREFHKGLDIAALKKSPIIATADGVVTFVGLKGMLGKVVVLDHGHGISTQYGHIDKALKKPGEKITRGDEIALVGNSGRTTGSHVHYEVLLNGLPVNPEKYIID; encoded by the coding sequence ATGGATAAGAAAATATCATTTTTTATTTTAAGCACGACCGGTTCTCCCATAAAACGGCTCACGATGTCTAAAGGAGCGCTCAAGGTTTTAAGCCTTGTGCTGATGTTTGCGCTGGTTGCCTCCGGGTATGTTGTCTACGATTATTATACCTTGAAAAAATTGCTGCCGAGCACCTCGCGGCTGAAAAGTAAAATTGACATCCAGGAAGATGAAATCGTCAACCAGCGTCAGCAGATCCAGAATTTTGCTAATGAAATCAATATCCTGAAAACAAAATTAATCGATTTAAATCGTTTTGAAAAAAAGATCCGCATTATCGCCAACATTGAAAAAACTTCCGGCCAGGATGGCTTGTTTGGTGTTGGCGGTTCAATCCCCGAAGACTTAAATCCCAACATTGAACTTGAAAGCAAACACAACAGACTGCTGCGGGATATGCACGAACAGGTCGAACAGCTGAATGTCGCATCTGTCAGTCAAAAGGACGGGTTTGAATCACTGCTGAAATTTCTGGACGACCAGCGCAATCTCCTGGCCTCTACACCGGCCATCAGCCCGGTTAACGGCTGGGTAACATCCCGTTTCGGATACCGGTCGTCTCCTTTTACCGGCAGGCGCGAATTTCATAAAGGCCTGGATATCGCTGCCCTTAAAAAATCACCGATCATCGCAACCGCCGACGGTGTGGTAACATTTGTCGGATTAAAGGGGATGCTCGGAAAAGTTGTCGTGCTGGATCATGGTCATGGTATATCGACGCAATACGGACATATAGACAAAGCATTGAAAAAACCCGGTGAAAAAATTACCCGCGGTGATGAGATCGCTCTTGTTGGCAACTCCGGTCGAACCACCGGGTCGCATGTTCATTACGAGGTGCTTCTGAACGGATTGCCAGTTAACCCTGAAAAATATATCATTGATTAG
- the aat gene encoding leucyl/phenylalanyl-tRNA--protein transferase, whose product MPVYLLNEQIIFPPAQLAREDGLLAVGGDLSPDRLLLAYRQGIFPWFMDAEPILWWSPDPRLVLYPAEFRPSRSLHKKIRQNIFRITMDQAFNEVITACARTRQDKDEGTWIGADMINAYSRLYESGFAHSVEAWYEDKLAGGVYGVSLGRCFFGESMFTLIRDASKVALAALVSHLRDNSFEFIDCQITSPHFIRLGAREMSRTLFLKQLAKALEAPTVVGRWTVGMELNNAD is encoded by the coding sequence ATGCCTGTTTATCTGTTAAACGAACAAATCATATTCCCCCCGGCCCAATTGGCCCGTGAAGACGGGCTTTTGGCCGTCGGCGGCGACCTGAGCCCGGATCGATTGCTGCTGGCCTATCGTCAGGGGATCTTCCCCTGGTTCATGGACGCCGAACCGATCCTGTGGTGGTCCCCGGATCCACGTCTGGTACTCTATCCGGCGGAATTCAGACCTTCACGGAGCTTGCATAAAAAAATCAGACAAAACATATTCAGAATCACCATGGATCAGGCCTTCAATGAGGTGATAACGGCCTGCGCCCGGACACGCCAAGATAAAGACGAAGGGACCTGGATCGGCGCAGACATGATCAACGCCTATAGCCGGCTCTACGAGTCGGGGTTTGCCCATTCTGTTGAGGCCTGGTACGAAGATAAACTGGCAGGGGGGGTATATGGGGTGTCCCTGGGGCGATGCTTTTTTGGTGAATCAATGTTCACGCTGATCAGAGATGCCTCCAAGGTGGCACTGGCGGCTCTGGTCAGCCATCTCCGCGATAATTCGTTTGAATTCATTGATTGCCAGATTACATCCCCCCATTTCATCAGACTGGGCGCCCGTGAAATGTCACGGACGCTTTTTCTAAAACAGCTTGCCAAAGCGTTGGAAGCCCCGACAGTCGTCGGGCGGTGGACTGTCGGAATGGAGTTGAACAATGCCGATTAA
- the panP gene encoding putative pyridoxal-dependent aspartate 1-decarboxylase, with the protein MNSENKSSHKKLVADWQTLIRTFIRPESDSSKLALLKYMEQILFGLHDFLKEHVGITEAVGLKELSDRFKNSLIAETPEKNLEHVIKDLIEDIAPHAVNVASPYFIGHMTSAIPFFMVHLKTIVAALNQNVVKLETSKVVSIIEKQVMAKIHRLIYRKRESFYDEHVQNTRTALGSFAEDGTLANITALWVARNNLFSPKDGFAGVEKDGIQAAYHAYGVERCVILVSQLGHYSLQKAAGVLGIGNRNVIAIKVDKENRMDIDRLVKTINAIKTNETKTRILAIVGIAGTTETGNIDPLSRLSQICSENRIHFHVDAAWGGPTLMSRQYGHLLSGIEMADSVTIDGHKQFYMPMSAGMVIFKDPTALDSIVYHANYVNRPGSVDLGIKSISGSREANSLILDAALKIMGSQGYALLIEHGIETARAFADEIRSRPDFELVTAPVLNILTYRVFPFPMKSQFSQENPLKKKEIIAKLNKINRTVQRLQREAGKSFVSRTTLKFDGSHEEEMVVLRCVIMNPLTTLATLGEILDEQEEIYRTTFLDGMLSM; encoded by the coding sequence ATGAATTCAGAAAATAAGTCTTCCCACAAAAAACTGGTTGCCGACTGGCAGACCCTTATCAGAACCTTTATCCGCCCTGAAAGCGACAGTTCCAAACTTGCTTTGCTAAAATATATGGAGCAGATTCTTTTCGGGCTTCACGACTTTTTAAAAGAACATGTAGGCATCACCGAAGCAGTGGGGCTAAAGGAGCTTTCCGACAGGTTTAAAAACTCGCTGATAGCCGAAACGCCTGAAAAGAATCTTGAACATGTTATCAAGGACCTCATTGAAGATATTGCACCGCATGCCGTAAATGTCGCTTCTCCCTATTTCATCGGTCATATGACTTCCGCGATTCCTTTTTTTATGGTTCATCTGAAAACCATCGTTGCAGCCCTGAATCAAAATGTCGTAAAACTGGAAACATCAAAAGTCGTTTCCATCATTGAAAAACAGGTGATGGCCAAAATCCATCGCCTGATCTATCGTAAGCGTGAAAGCTTCTACGACGAACATGTACAGAATACCCGCACCGCTTTGGGCAGTTTTGCAGAAGATGGCACACTGGCAAACATAACGGCCTTGTGGGTCGCCAGAAACAACCTCTTTTCTCCCAAAGATGGGTTTGCCGGAGTTGAAAAAGACGGCATCCAGGCCGCCTATCATGCTTACGGCGTCGAGCGCTGCGTCATTCTGGTGTCCCAACTGGGGCATTATTCCCTGCAAAAAGCCGCTGGCGTCTTGGGTATCGGCAACCGCAACGTCATCGCAATCAAAGTGGATAAAGAAAATCGAATGGACATTGACCGCCTCGTAAAGACAATCAATGCCATTAAAACCAATGAAACCAAAACCAGAATTCTCGCAATCGTCGGGATTGCCGGCACCACTGAAACCGGGAACATTGATCCCCTGTCCAGACTGAGTCAGATTTGCTCGGAAAACCGGATTCATTTCCACGTAGATGCGGCCTGGGGCGGCCCCACACTGATGTCTCGGCAATACGGCCATCTCCTCAGCGGCATTGAAATGGCTGATTCCGTCACCATCGACGGTCACAAACAGTTTTACATGCCCATGAGTGCGGGAATGGTCATTTTTAAAGATCCGACCGCCTTGGATAGCATCGTCTACCATGCCAATTATGTCAATCGGCCCGGTTCCGTAGACCTGGGGATCAAATCGATTTCAGGTTCACGTGAAGCCAATTCGCTCATTTTGGATGCGGCCCTGAAAATAATGGGAAGCCAGGGATATGCCCTGCTGATTGAGCACGGCATTGAAACCGCTCGTGCCTTTGCCGATGAGATCCGGTCCCGGCCCGACTTTGAGCTGGTCACCGCACCGGTTTTAAATATCCTGACCTATCGCGTCTTTCCGTTTCCCATGAAATCGCAGTTCTCTCAGGAAAATCCGCTCAAGAAAAAAGAGATTATTGCCAAGTTAAATAAAATCAACCGGACGGTTCAACGCCTGCAGCGTGAAGCCGGAAAGAGTTTTGTTTCCCGGACCACGCTTAAATTCGACGGTTCGCACGAGGAAGAAATGGTGGTGCTCCGCTGTGTCATCATGAACCCGTTGACGACCCTTGCGACCCTGGGTGAAATTCTCGATGAACAGGAAGAAATATATCGAACGACCTTTCTGGATGGGATGCTATCCATGTAA
- the folD gene encoding bifunctional methylenetetrahydrofolate dehydrogenase/methenyltetrahydrofolate cyclohydrolase FolD, whose protein sequence is MSAKLIKGTEIREQILAEITEEVAQIKKKHGVVPGLVTILVGQNPASISYVTLKIQTAERLGFKEVQDNQPDTLPEKNLLALIDKYNKDDSINGILVQLPLPKHVDEKKVLNAIDPDKDVDGFHPVNVGRLMIGGSEVKYPPCTPAGIQEMIVRAGVETSGAEVVVVGRSNIVGKPIANMMFQKGPGANSTVTVVHTATKDLAAHCKRADILIVAAGVPDLVKPEWIKPGSCVIDVGVNRVGEKISEKTGKKIAILKGDVDFEAAKEIAGSITPVPGGVGPMTITMLMKNTLKSLKFKLGIA, encoded by the coding sequence ATGTCGGCAAAGCTAATCAAGGGAACAGAAATACGTGAACAGATTCTTGCAGAGATCACCGAGGAAGTGGCTCAGATCAAGAAAAAGCATGGTGTCGTACCGGGCCTGGTTACCATCCTGGTGGGTCAGAACCCGGCTTCGATTTCGTATGTAACGCTCAAGATTCAAACCGCTGAGCGTCTTGGATTTAAGGAAGTTCAAGACAATCAACCGGACACATTGCCGGAGAAGAATCTTTTGGCCCTTATCGACAAATATAATAAGGACGATTCCATCAACGGCATCCTGGTCCAGCTGCCGCTGCCCAAGCATGTTGATGAAAAAAAAGTACTCAACGCCATTGATCCGGACAAGGACGTGGATGGGTTTCACCCCGTCAATGTCGGCCGGTTGATGATCGGCGGCTCTGAAGTCAAATATCCGCCATGTACGCCGGCCGGCATACAGGAGATGATTGTCCGTGCCGGAGTCGAGACAAGTGGCGCGGAGGTCGTTGTTGTGGGACGCTCAAACATTGTGGGCAAGCCCATCGCCAACATGATGTTTCAAAAAGGACCGGGGGCCAACAGCACCGTGACGGTGGTGCATACCGCCACAAAAGATCTTGCCGCACACTGCAAGCGGGCGGACATTTTGATTGTTGCCGCCGGAGTACCGGACCTTGTAAAACCGGAATGGATCAAACCGGGTTCCTGTGTAATCGACGTCGGGGTAAACCGGGTCGGTGAAAAAATCAGCGAAAAAACCGGGAAAAAAATTGCCATCTTAAAAGGCGACGTTGATTTCGAAGCTGCCAAGGAAATCGCCGGTTCCATTACGCCGGTGCCGGGCGGAGTGGGTCCCATGACCATTACCATGCTGATGAAAAACACATTAAAGTCTTTAAAATTCAAACTGGGTATCGCCTGA
- the argC gene encoding N-acetyl-gamma-glutamyl-phosphate reductase produces the protein MNRVGVVGATGYAGAELVRILSAHPEAEITIVTSRQFAGKAFDRAYPSMTGFVNLVCEELSTDRLCEKSDVIFIALPHKIPMAIVPGLLDRGKKVIDLSADFRFKDVSVYESVYQHHSAGQLLDKAVYGLCEVYYDQIQKADLVGNPGCYPTSVILPLMPLLKAGLLAGSSIVVDSKSGVSGAGRSPSITTHFCEANESFKAYKVAEHRHCPEMEAVLSRESGSPVQLTFVPHLVPMTRGMLTTIYAELKPGISAEDVRNCISKFYFGRPFVRLCPYNGLPDTLHVRGTNYCDIGFRIDERNNRLVLISAIDNLVKGAAGQAVQNMNIMLGLAETTGLIQTPYPI, from the coding sequence ATGAATCGGGTGGGTGTCGTTGGCGCAACCGGATATGCCGGTGCGGAGCTTGTGCGGATTCTTTCGGCGCATCCTGAGGCTGAGATTACCATCGTCACATCGCGTCAGTTCGCCGGCAAGGCGTTTGACCGTGCTTATCCGTCAATGACCGGTTTTGTGAATTTAGTGTGTGAGGAATTGTCCACGGATAGGCTGTGTGAAAAATCAGATGTTATATTTATCGCGCTTCCCCACAAAATACCCATGGCGATCGTTCCCGGACTGTTGGACCGGGGCAAGAAGGTGATCGATTTATCGGCTGATTTCAGATTCAAGGACGTCTCCGTATATGAATCGGTTTATCAGCACCATAGCGCCGGGCAATTGCTTGACAAGGCCGTTTACGGACTATGCGAAGTGTACTACGATCAAATCCAAAAGGCGGATCTGGTGGGAAATCCCGGGTGCTATCCAACCAGTGTGATTTTGCCCCTGATGCCCTTATTAAAGGCTGGTCTGCTGGCAGGGTCATCCATTGTCGTAGATTCAAAGTCAGGGGTCAGCGGCGCCGGTCGGTCACCGTCCATAACGACGCATTTTTGCGAGGCGAATGAATCTTTCAAGGCGTATAAAGTCGCTGAACATCGACATTGTCCGGAGATGGAAGCGGTGCTTAGCCGTGAATCCGGAAGCCCTGTTCAGTTGACATTCGTCCCGCATCTGGTGCCCATGACACGCGGGATGCTGACGACCATCTATGCGGAACTCAAGCCGGGAATCAGTGCGGAAGATGTCCGCAACTGTATTTCCAAATTTTATTTTGGTCGACCCTTTGTAAGGCTTTGCCCTTACAACGGTTTGCCGGACACCCTGCATGTGCGCGGGACCAATTATTGTGATATCGGTTTTCGCATCGATGAAAGAAATAATCGCTTGGTCTTGATCTCGGCAATCGACAATCTGGTGAAAGGCGCAGCCGGGCAGGCCGTTCAGAATATGAATATCATGCTGGGGCTTGCTGAAACTACCGGACTGATCCAGACCCCCTATCCCATTTAG